A region of the Esox lucius isolate fEsoLuc1 chromosome 10, fEsoLuc1.pri, whole genome shotgun sequence genome:
GCGAACGAACCATCAGACATCAAGGGCAATGAAATACCGCTTGCTTTAACGTGTCAATAGTCTATTTTTATTTCcgtatttttctttatttcaaaaCTCTCAGTAGGGCTTCGTGGTTGTAACTTGGCTCTTATCCCAACGTTTTACTCCAGAAATATGTCAACAACAGAAGAGCACTTCATGTATTTTGCCTTCGGAAGCAATTTGTTAAAGGAGAGACTTCAGCTTGCGAACCCTTCGGCAATATTTCACTCCACCGGACGACTGAAGGTAAAAATTTCCCCATGGACCTTTTCAGAAAACTGTCATCGTCTGGTGGCGCGGAACATATATTTCTTTAGTGTACCACGTTTGTTTCGTGAGCGATCCCACCTTTTCCAGCCGCGTGGGAGTCGCGAAGAACGCAGATCGGAAGCACGAATAGCGTACCTCGTAAAGCTAACAGTGTTTCAGAATCATGTCAGGTGTGCTCAGGCTACAACAGGGGTTGCTGCCGCTCGCCTGCCTCCCGCAGCTATGAGCATATTAATTTTCCTCCTGTCCATAAAGAATGGAAAATAATGAACACGTTCCTGACGGTGAGAATACCGGCTGTGTGACAGGACACACACCCAAAGATGTAATGTTTCTCCCTTCTCAGGACTACACATTAAACTTTGGTCTGTGGGGGGAGCATATTGACAACCGTTGGCATGGAGGGGTAGCAACCATTGAGCCGAAGGAGGGGGAAGAAGTGTGGGGTGTTATCTGGAGGATGTGCAACCAACACCTAACCAGCCTAGACCAGTGAGTCtcgcacggacacacacacttaaccgATGGCCTCGTGTATTCTGTGGTATTTAGCTGGTGCTTCATCTCTACTTtttcactctgtgtgtgtgtgtgtgtgtgtgtgtgtgtgtgtgtgtgtgtgtgtgtgtgtgtgtgtgtgtgtgtgtgtaggcaggaGGGGGTTGACAGGGGTATGTACTGTCCACTAGAGGTGACGGTGGAGACCAGTGACGGGACGACGCTGCTCTGTAGAACATACCAGATGAATCACTTTCACGCCTGTCTCCCTTCACCACAATACAAACAGGTCCatacgcgcgcgcacacacagtcTCCCTTTACTTGAAAAGaatcaggtacacacacacacctgtctccttTCACCACAATACAAACAGGTATACAAACAACAGTAACATCTAgtgaaaggaaaatgtgtgtgtgatcctggtTTTCCTGTTCATGTAGGAACTAGAAAGCTTACAAGTAGAAGGCTATTTTGGGGTTCAGGGTTAAACttataattagggttagggtaaggtgaAGGCATTAGGGGTTATGTTTCGAGTTATGCAGTTATGTTAGGTTAAACCTAGGCATTAGGTTTAGGAAAAACTGAATATTTTTTCctggtccccacaaagatagaaaaaagtgtgtgtgtgtgtgtgtgtgtgtgtgggtgtgtgtgtgagaaaatagGTGGTGTGTTTAGGAGCCCAGCAGAATGGTCTACCGATGCAGTATGTTAGGAAGCTAGAGGAGGTTCAGACCAACAGCTACAACGGACCTTCAATCCTGGACCAGATCTCACAGGTCATGAAGTAAACAAAGGAACAACCCTGGTCAGAAGGAGGACACGCATAAAAATTAGGGGGCCAATTTGGGATAAAGAGATATCAACAAGACTGAGATGTTGCTTtgaagagagatgggagaaactGTAATGTATTAATGTGGCCCTAAATTGAAATGATTTACTGCAGGAATCAATTTGTTTAATGAAAATGATTCTTTGGCTCATAAGACATTTCTGATGGATACAGTAGTATTAcaaatatgtacatatgtaaCAGATTCTACATGATTGAAATTTAATTTTGTTATCCACAAATGACAAACATACAACTGTGATGTAGTAACATTGTGTTACTGTGCAGGTTCTGGAGTTGATTTGTgctttatttttctcaaagaaTACAAGCTCTTGTGCAAAGTATCTTAGTGACACTTAATCAAAGTTTTTGGTTTTGTATAATACCATCACATTGATTTTACACaatcacaaaaataaaacaaggagCCAACAAAGATCAACAGAATGTGATTTCATAATTGACATAAATAAGTGTTTAAATGAGAAATTAGCAGCATGTTCTTGTCACAGCACTTGAAGGCCTAGAAACTGCATGTCACAGCACAGGCCAAGAAACCGCATGCATTCCTACAGAAGGGACTTGCTGTCTGAATCCCCTGTCATCCCACAGCATCACAGCTGAGGATCAAGCCACATTCACCCCCTCCAGATGACCACACCCCTACCCACTAAACACTAGTGTAGATCGGAGAAAATTAGATCATTGCAGGCAGCATGTAAGTCTTGCAGGTTGTCCACCCACCAGTGCGTCTCGCCATTATGACATCATCACTCTGAGGTGACATCTGTGTTTTATCTGAGCAGCGTCGGACGTTATCAGTCGAGGCTTGACTGTATGTGCTGTTTAAGTTGTCCACGGACACTCGGAAGACCTTTTTCTGTCCTGGCACGTCCACCACATTGGAAGTTTGTGGCCTCCAAAAGTGTTTTGAGGGtgttctctcattctgtcttcGTAGGCTACACGTCCCAAGCTTGTGTGATTCTTCTTCAAGCACTTGTCAGACAGATATAGGTAGATTAACAGACCAGCAGGTCAAGCGtagatgtacagtaccagtgaaTAGTTTGGACATGCCTACTTATTCACaggtatttcttaatttttatacTATTTCCCACATTGTAGAAAAATAGTGAAGACATGAAATTACTttgaatcatgtagcaaccaaaaaaaagggcttaaatcaaaatacatctatattttagattcttcaaagtatccaccctttgccttgatgacaggttTGCACTCTTTGCTTTGTCTGAACATGCTTCATGGGGTAGttacctggaatgcatttcaaataacgtatgccttgttaaaagttcaTTTGTAGAATTTATTTCCTTAATGAGTTAGGGTGGGTATACAGAACATCATTATgtttgtactgtagtagtccctATGTCAAGAGCAGCTCAAATAACCACAGAGAAAcgacagtccatcattactttaaggcatgaaggtcagtcaagccggaaaatgtcaagaactttGAACGTTTCTTCAAGTGCATTCACAAAAACCATCACC
Encoded here:
- the ggcta gene encoding gamma-glutamylcyclotransferase a, with translation MSTTEEHFMYFAFGSNLLKERLQLANPSAIFHSTGRLKDYTLNFGLWGEHIDNRWHGGVATIEPKEGEEVWGVIWRMCNQHLTSLDQQEGVDRGMYCPLEVTVETSDGTTLLCRTYQMNHFHACLPSPQYKQVVCLGAQQNGLPMQYVRKLEEVQTNSYNGPSILDQISQVMK